One genomic region from Stutzerimonas decontaminans encodes:
- a CDS encoding YceK/YidQ family lipoprotein, translated as MIGRGVLLLLALSLLGGCASVRTLDAAKPGAPIIYSGTRLDWYSLNGGCCPMDRFGAIPPRYPALDLPASALLDTLLLPFAVAAELGVGLGVRGGL; from the coding sequence ATGATCGGCCGCGGCGTGCTTCTGCTGCTTGCCTTGAGCCTGCTCGGTGGCTGCGCCAGCGTGCGCACGCTGGATGCGGCCAAGCCCGGCGCGCCGATCATCTATTCCGGCACGCGTCTGGACTGGTACAGCCTCAACGGTGGCTGCTGCCCGATGGATCGTTTCGGTGCCATACCACCGAGGTATCCGGCGCTGGATCTGCCCGCCAGCGCTCTGCTGGATACGCTGCTGCTGCCCTTCGCGGTGGCGGCGGAGCTGGGGGTAGGTCTTGGCGTGCGCGGTGGGCTCTAG
- the ubiX gene encoding flavin prenyltransferase UbiX: MNGPERITLAMTGASGAQYGLRLLDCLIQEDREVHFLISKAAQLVMATETDVVLPAKPQAMQAFLSEYTGAAAGQIRVFAKEDWMAPPASGSGAPTAMVVVPCSTGTLSAIASGACNNLIERAADVALKERRQLILVPREAPYSSIHLENMLKLSNLGVTILPASPGFYHQPQTIDDLVDFVVARILNLLNIPQDMLPRWGEHHIVSDE, from the coding sequence ATGAACGGACCGGAACGCATCACCCTGGCCATGACCGGCGCATCCGGCGCGCAGTATGGTTTGCGCCTGCTCGATTGCCTGATCCAGGAGGACCGCGAGGTGCACTTCCTGATCTCCAAGGCCGCACAGCTGGTGATGGCCACCGAGACCGACGTGGTGCTGCCGGCCAAGCCGCAGGCCATGCAGGCGTTCCTCTCGGAATACACCGGTGCCGCTGCGGGGCAGATTCGTGTGTTCGCCAAGGAGGACTGGATGGCTCCTCCCGCGTCCGGTTCCGGCGCGCCAACGGCAATGGTCGTGGTGCCGTGCTCGACCGGCACGCTGTCGGCAATCGCCAGCGGTGCCTGTAACAACCTGATCGAGCGCGCCGCCGACGTCGCGCTCAAGGAGCGTCGCCAGTTGATCCTGGTGCCGCGTGAGGCGCCCTATTCGAGCATTCACCTGGAGAACATGCTCAAGCTGTCCAACCTCGGCGTGACCATCCTGCCAGCCTCGCCGGGCTTCTATCACCAGCCGCAGACCATCGACGACCTGGTCGATTTCGTTGTCGCGCGCATCCTCAATCTGCTCAACATCCCGCAGGACATGCTGCCGCGCTGGGGTGAACACCATATTGTCAGTGACGAATGA
- a CDS encoding bifunctional ADP-dependent NAD(P)H-hydrate dehydratase/NAD(P)H-hydrate epimerase, translating into MTDSLPVALYTAAQVRELDARLIAGGTPGFELMQRAAHAAWRALRRRWPDAGAITVLAGRGNNAGDGYLVAALAQRAGWQVRVLAVGDPQALQGDAAQALAEAQACGVAIEPWRAEVSLQGVLVDALLGTGISGDVREPYVSAIEAINTGGLPVLAIDLPSGLCADTGRVLGHAVRADLSITFIGLKLGLFTADAPDRVGSLVFDDLQADPGIVAQVASAAVRLDHGSLARVAPRSPTAHKGSFGQVLVIGGDHGTGGAALLSAEAALRCGAGMVTLATRPEQVTASLVRRPEIMCSGVESTYGLTALVERADVLVVGPGLGQAPWGRSLLSVAAQRELPQVWDADALNLLASGVVDLPSGSLITPHPGEAARLLQCSVAEVQADRPAAVRALAQRYACVALLKGAGTLIAGPDGRLALCDRGHPAMASAGLGDVLAGVIGAMLAQGLTPFDAACLGAWLHAAAGERLGEQGRGLAASDLIPVIRQLFEEQSPCLK; encoded by the coding sequence ATGACCGATTCCCTGCCCGTCGCTCTGTATACCGCCGCCCAAGTGCGCGAACTCGATGCGCGCTTGATTGCTGGCGGCACTCCCGGTTTCGAATTGATGCAGCGCGCCGCCCATGCCGCCTGGCGAGCGCTGCGTAGGCGCTGGCCCGATGCAGGTGCGATTACCGTGCTGGCCGGGCGCGGCAACAATGCCGGTGATGGCTACCTGGTGGCGGCGCTGGCGCAGCGCGCCGGCTGGCAGGTGCGGGTGTTGGCGGTGGGCGATCCGCAAGCCTTGCAGGGCGACGCCGCGCAGGCCTTGGCCGAGGCGCAGGCTTGCGGCGTGGCCATCGAGCCCTGGCGCGCCGAGGTGTCTTTGCAAGGTGTGCTGGTGGATGCACTGCTGGGTACCGGCATTTCCGGCGACGTGCGCGAGCCCTATGTCAGCGCGATCGAGGCTATCAATACCGGTGGGTTGCCGGTGCTGGCGATCGATCTGCCTTCCGGGCTCTGCGCCGACACCGGGCGGGTGCTGGGCCATGCGGTACGCGCTGACCTCAGCATCACCTTTATAGGCCTCAAGCTCGGGCTGTTCACCGCGGATGCCCCTGATCGTGTCGGATCGCTGGTATTCGATGATCTGCAGGCCGACCCGGGGATCGTCGCGCAGGTGGCGAGTGCGGCCGTGCGTCTCGACCACGGCTCTCTGGCGCGGGTCGCCCCACGTTCGCCGACCGCGCACAAGGGCAGCTTCGGACAGGTGCTGGTGATTGGCGGCGATCATGGGACTGGCGGCGCCGCACTGCTTAGCGCCGAAGCGGCGTTGCGCTGCGGTGCCGGCATGGTGACGCTGGCGACCCGGCCGGAGCAGGTTACCGCGTCGTTGGTGCGCCGTCCGGAGATCATGTGCAGCGGCGTCGAGTCGACCTATGGTCTGACGGCGCTGGTCGAACGCGCCGATGTGCTGGTGGTCGGCCCAGGCCTGGGCCAGGCGCCGTGGGGGCGGAGCCTGCTGTCGGTGGCGGCGCAGCGTGAATTGCCTCAGGTGTGGGACGCCGATGCGCTGAACCTTCTGGCGAGTGGGGTCGTCGACCTGCCGTCCGGTAGCCTGATCACGCCGCATCCGGGCGAGGCTGCGCGTCTGCTGCAATGTTCGGTAGCCGAAGTTCAGGCCGATCGCCCGGCCGCGGTGCGCGCATTGGCCCAGCGTTATGCCTGCGTGGCGCTGCTCAAGGGCGCCGGTACGCTGATCGCTGGACCGGATGGTCGGTTGGCGCTTTGTGATCGCGGCCATCCGGCCATGGCCAGTGCCGGGCTAGGCGACGTGCTGGCCGGGGTGATCGGTGCCATGCTGGCGCAGGGGCTGACGCCATTTGATGCAGCCTGCCTGGGAGCGTGGTTGCATGCCGCGGCCGGTGAACGTCTCGGTGAGCAAGGGCGCGGCCTGGCTGCCAGCGACCTGATTCCCGTAATTCGACAGCTGTTCGAGGAGCAGTCGCCATGCCTGAAGTGA
- the mpl gene encoding UDP-N-acetylmuramate:L-alanyl-gamma-D-glutamyl-meso-diaminopimelate ligase, whose protein sequence is MHIHILGICGTFMGSLAVLAKELGHRVTGSDANVYPPMSTQLEAQGIELMQGYEPAHLEPAPDLVVVGNALSRGNPAVEYVLNKGLPYVSGPQWLADHVLQGRWVLAAAGTHGKTTTSSMLAWVLEHAGMSPGFLIGGVPQNFGISARLGGTPFFVVEADEYDSAFFDKRSKFVHYRPRTAILNNLEFDHADIFPDLAAIERQFHHLVRTVPGEGLIIHPESETALKRVIEMGCWTPVQTTGDNGQWQANLLSADGSRFEVIFEGEVQGEVDWELTGLHNVNNALATLAAARHVGVLPKQGAEALSEFRSVKRRMEKVAEVNGVTIYDDFAHHPTAIATTLDGLRKRVGDTPIIAVIEPRSNSMKLGAHREGLAESVALADQAIWYAPANLGWDLAATVASSPVPTTVCDSLEAIIAKVKADATPGTQVVVMSNGGFGGLHGKLAEALS, encoded by the coding sequence ATGCATATCCACATTCTCGGCATCTGCGGCACCTTCATGGGTTCGCTGGCGGTGCTGGCCAAGGAGCTCGGACACCGGGTCACCGGTTCCGATGCCAATGTCTATCCGCCCATGAGCACTCAGTTGGAAGCCCAGGGTATCGAGCTGATGCAGGGCTACGAGCCGGCGCACCTGGAGCCGGCCCCTGATCTGGTGGTGGTTGGCAATGCGCTGTCGCGCGGCAATCCGGCGGTCGAGTATGTGCTGAACAAGGGCTTGCCCTATGTTTCCGGGCCACAGTGGCTGGCTGATCATGTGCTGCAGGGGCGTTGGGTGCTCGCCGCGGCCGGCACTCACGGCAAGACCACCACCAGCAGCATGCTGGCCTGGGTGCTGGAGCATGCTGGCATGAGCCCGGGCTTTCTCATCGGTGGGGTGCCGCAGAACTTCGGCATTTCCGCGCGCCTGGGCGGCACGCCGTTCTTCGTGGTCGAGGCCGACGAGTACGACAGCGCCTTCTTCGACAAGCGCAGCAAGTTCGTCCATTACCGCCCGCGCACCGCGATCCTGAACAATCTGGAATTCGATCACGCGGACATATTCCCGGATCTCGCTGCTATCGAGCGGCAGTTTCATCATCTGGTGCGCACGGTGCCGGGTGAGGGACTGATCATCCATCCCGAATCGGAAACGGCGCTCAAGCGCGTCATCGAGATGGGCTGCTGGACCCCTGTCCAGACCACCGGTGACAATGGCCAGTGGCAGGCGAACCTGCTCAGCGCCGACGGCTCGCGCTTCGAGGTGATCTTCGAGGGCGAGGTGCAGGGCGAGGTGGACTGGGAGCTGACTGGCCTGCACAACGTCAACAATGCGCTGGCGACGCTCGCCGCAGCGCGGCATGTCGGTGTGCTGCCGAAGCAGGGAGCCGAGGCACTGAGCGAATTCCGTAGCGTCAAACGGCGCATGGAGAAGGTCGCCGAGGTCAATGGCGTGACCATCTATGACGATTTCGCCCATCACCCGACCGCCATCGCCACCACTCTGGATGGCCTGCGCAAGCGCGTGGGCGATACACCGATCATCGCGGTGATCGAACCACGCTCCAACTCGATGAAGCTCGGCGCGCATCGCGAGGGCCTGGCCGAATCAGTGGCGTTGGCTGACCAGGCCATCTGGTACGCACCGGCCAATCTCGGCTGGGACCTGGCTGCGACCGTCGCCAGCTCGCCGGTGCCGACCACGGTCTGCGATTCGCTGGAGGCGATCATCGCCAAGGTGAAAGCTGACGCCACGCCCGGTACCCAGGTGGTGGTGATGAGCAATGGCGGTTTTGGCGGGCTGCATGGCAAGCTGGCCGAGGCGTTGAGCTGA
- the eat gene encoding ethanolamine permease encodes MALEHSRSTPPHHAIDFETVGSSYFQERELKKGAAGWVLLVGLGVAYVISGDYAGWNFGLAQGGWGGLFIATLLMATMYLCMCFSLAELSSMVPTAGGGYGFARTAFGPLGGFLTGTAILIEYAIAPAAIAVFIGAYCESLFGIGGWMIYLAFYIIFIGIHIFGVGEALKLMFIITAVAALALAVFIVAMVPHFSVDKLLDIAPTTAAGASNFLPYGYVGIWAAIPYAIWFFLAVEGVPLAAEETKNPQRDMPRGLIGAMLILVAFAGLILLVGPGGAGSSTLVASGNPLVEALTTAYGSSTWMSGFVNLVGLAGLIASFFSIIYAYSRQIFALSRAGYLPRKLSLTNRNKAPVLALVIPGVIGFLLSLTGQGDLLILVAVFGATISYVLMMASHIVLRLRRPDLHRPYKTPGGIVTSGVALVLACIAVIAGFLVDPRVVIGAAIIYGIFIAYFAIYSRHHLVAGTPEEEFAAIEKAEASLH; translated from the coding sequence ATGGCTCTCGAACACAGCCGTTCAACGCCACCGCACCATGCAATCGATTTCGAAACCGTTGGCAGTAGCTATTTCCAAGAACGCGAACTGAAGAAGGGCGCCGCCGGCTGGGTGCTGCTGGTCGGTCTCGGCGTCGCCTACGTGATCTCCGGCGACTACGCCGGCTGGAACTTCGGCCTCGCCCAGGGCGGCTGGGGTGGATTGTTCATCGCCACGTTGCTGATGGCGACCATGTACCTGTGCATGTGCTTCTCGCTGGCCGAGCTGTCATCGATGGTGCCCACGGCTGGTGGCGGCTACGGCTTCGCACGCACCGCGTTCGGCCCGCTGGGTGGCTTTCTCACCGGTACGGCGATCCTCATCGAGTACGCCATAGCGCCGGCGGCCATCGCCGTGTTCATCGGCGCCTATTGCGAGTCGCTGTTCGGCATCGGCGGCTGGATGATCTATCTCGCCTTCTACATCATTTTCATTGGCATCCATATCTTCGGCGTCGGCGAGGCGCTGAAGCTGATGTTCATCATCACCGCCGTCGCCGCCCTGGCGCTGGCCGTGTTCATCGTGGCGATGGTGCCGCACTTCTCGGTGGACAAGCTGCTCGATATCGCACCGACCACCGCTGCCGGTGCCAGCAACTTCTTGCCCTATGGCTACGTCGGCATCTGGGCGGCGATTCCCTACGCGATCTGGTTCTTCCTCGCCGTGGAAGGCGTACCGCTGGCCGCCGAGGAAACCAAGAATCCGCAGCGCGACATGCCGCGCGGCTTGATCGGCGCCATGCTGATCCTGGTCGCCTTCGCCGGGCTGATCCTGCTGGTGGGCCCGGGCGGCGCCGGCTCCAGCACGCTGGTGGCATCCGGCAACCCGCTGGTGGAAGCGCTGACCACCGCCTACGGCTCGTCCACCTGGATGAGCGGCTTCGTCAATCTGGTCGGTCTGGCCGGGCTGATCGCCAGCTTCTTCTCGATCATCTATGCCTACTCGCGGCAGATCTTCGCGCTGTCGCGGGCCGGGTACCTGCCGCGCAAGCTGTCGCTGACCAACAGGAACAAGGCGCCGGTGCTGGCCCTGGTGATCCCCGGCGTGATCGGCTTCCTGCTGTCGCTGACCGGCCAGGGCGACCTGCTGATTCTGGTGGCTGTGTTCGGCGCCACCATCTCCTACGTCTTGATGATGGCCTCGCACATCGTCCTGCGCCTGCGCCGGCCGGACCTGCATCGCCCGTACAAGACGCCCGGCGGCATCGTCACCTCGGGCGTGGCGCTGGTGCTGGCCTGCATCGCGGTGATCGCGGGCTTCCTGGTCGATCCCCGCGTGGTGATCGGCGCCGCGATCATCTACGGGATCTTCATCGCCTACTTTGCGATCTACAGTCGACATCATCTGGTGGCCGGCACGCCGGAAGAGGAATTCGCGGCGATCGAGAAGGCCGAAGCATCGCTGCACTGA
- the queG gene encoding tRNA epoxyqueuosine(34) reductase QueG, protein MSSQVLDPAALATSIKEWGRELGFQQVGITDVDLGEHEAHLEAWLAAGYQGEMDYMAAHGSKRSRPDELVPGTLRVISLRMDYLPGDTRMSQQLASPEKAYVSRYALGRDYHKLIRKRIQQLAERIQQVVGPFGFRAFVDSAPVLEKAAGQQAGLGWIGKNTLLLNRKAGSWFFLGELFVDIALPVDEPTSRDHCGSCHACLDVCPTDAFVGERLLDARRCISYLTIELKGAIPVELRDKIGNRVFGCDDCQIVCPWNRFARPTEQSDFQPRHSLDNAELATLFRWTEEEFLSRTEGSPLRRAGYQRWLRNLAVGLGNAPSSIPVLEALEARRDDPSELVREHVEWALAQHARRRPGDPPGLDRIKPEETPAPARSPEQH, encoded by the coding sequence ATGTCCAGCCAAGTTCTAGATCCAGCCGCCCTCGCCACCTCCATCAAGGAGTGGGGCCGTGAGCTCGGCTTTCAGCAGGTCGGCATCACCGACGTGGACCTCGGCGAGCACGAAGCACACCTCGAAGCCTGGCTGGCGGCCGGTTATCAGGGCGAGATGGATTACATGGCCGCCCACGGCAGCAAACGTTCGCGGCCGGACGAGCTGGTCCCCGGTACGCTGCGCGTCATCTCCCTGCGCATGGACTACCTGCCCGGCGACACGCGCATGAGCCAGCAGCTCGCCAGTCCGGAAAAGGCCTATGTGTCGCGCTACGCGCTGGGCCGCGATTATCACAAGCTGATCCGCAAACGCATCCAGCAGCTTGCCGAGCGCATTCAGCAGGTGGTCGGCCCGTTCGGTTTTCGCGCCTTCGTCGACAGCGCACCGGTGCTGGAAAAAGCTGCCGGGCAACAGGCCGGGCTCGGCTGGATCGGCAAGAACACCCTGCTGCTCAACCGCAAGGCCGGCAGCTGGTTCTTTCTTGGCGAGCTGTTCGTCGATATCGCCCTGCCGGTCGACGAACCGACGAGCCGCGATCACTGCGGTAGCTGCCACGCCTGCCTGGACGTCTGCCCCACCGACGCTTTCGTCGGCGAGCGGCTGCTGGATGCGCGACGCTGCATTTCCTACCTGACCATCGAGCTGAAAGGCGCGATCCCGGTCGAGCTGCGCGACAAGATCGGCAATCGTGTATTCGGCTGCGATGATTGCCAGATCGTCTGTCCGTGGAACCGTTTCGCTCGCCCCACCGAGCAGAGTGACTTTCAGCCACGCCACAGCCTGGACAACGCCGAGCTGGCAACGCTGTTCCGCTGGACAGAGGAAGAATTTCTCAGCCGCACCGAGGGTTCGCCGCTGCGCCGTGCCGGTTACCAGCGTTGGTTGCGCAATCTCGCGGTCGGCCTGGGCAATGCGCCGTCGAGCATTCCGGTGCTGGAAGCACTCGAGGCGCGCCGTGACGACCCATCGGAATTGGTGCGCGAGCACGTCGAATGGGCACTGGCACAGCACGCACGGCGCCGGCCCGGCGATCCACCGGGCCTCGACAGGATCAAGCCTGAGGAGACGCCGGCGCCGGCTCGCTCGCCGGAGCAGCACTGA
- the exaC gene encoding acetaldehyde dehydrogenase ExaC encodes MRYAHPGTEGAKVNFKPRYGNYINGQFVEPVGGQYFTNLSPVNGQPIAEFPRSDAADIEKALDAGHAAADAWGKTSVQARSLILLQIADRIEQNLEMLAITETWDNGKAVRETLNADIPLAADHFRYFAGCIRAQEGTSAEIDEHTAAYHFHEPLGVVGQIIPWNFPILMAAWKLAPALAAGNCVVLKPAEQTPLGITVLMEVIGDLLPPGVLNVVQGYGREAGEALASSKRIAKIAFTGSTPVGSHIMKRAAEAIIPSTVELGGKSPNIYFEDIMQAEPTFIEKAAEGLVLGFFNQGEVCTCPSRALVQESIYAPFMEAVMKKVSQIKRGDPLDTETMVGAQASQQQFDKIMSYLEIAKGEGAEVLTGGAAEKLEGSLATGYYIQPTLLKGTNQMRVFQEEIFGPVIGVTTFKDEAEALAIANDTEYGLGAGVWTRDINRAYRMGRAIKAGRVWTNCYHLYPAHAAFGGYKKSGVGRETHKMILDSYQQTKNLLISYDINPLGFF; translated from the coding sequence ATGCGTTACGCCCATCCCGGCACCGAAGGTGCCAAGGTCAACTTCAAACCCCGCTACGGCAACTACATCAACGGGCAGTTCGTCGAACCCGTAGGCGGTCAATATTTCACCAACCTGTCGCCGGTCAACGGCCAGCCGATTGCCGAATTCCCCCGCTCCGACGCCGCCGATATCGAGAAAGCCCTGGACGCCGGCCACGCCGCTGCCGACGCCTGGGGCAAGACCAGCGTGCAGGCGCGCTCGCTGATCCTGCTGCAGATCGCCGACCGCATCGAGCAGAACCTGGAGATGCTCGCCATCACCGAAACCTGGGACAACGGCAAGGCGGTGCGGGAAACGCTGAACGCCGATATCCCGCTGGCGGCTGACCACTTCCGCTACTTCGCCGGCTGCATCCGCGCCCAGGAGGGCACCAGCGCCGAAATCGACGAGCACACGGCCGCTTACCATTTCCACGAACCGCTGGGCGTGGTCGGGCAGATCATCCCATGGAACTTCCCGATCCTGATGGCCGCCTGGAAGCTCGCCCCGGCATTGGCCGCCGGCAACTGCGTAGTGCTGAAACCGGCCGAGCAGACACCGCTGGGTATCACGGTACTGATGGAGGTCATTGGCGACCTGCTGCCACCGGGCGTGCTCAACGTGGTGCAAGGCTATGGTCGTGAGGCCGGCGAGGCCCTGGCCAGCAGCAAGCGCATTGCCAAGATCGCCTTCACCGGCTCCACACCGGTGGGCTCGCACATCATGAAACGCGCCGCCGAGGCCATCATCCCGAGCACCGTCGAGCTGGGTGGCAAGAGCCCGAACATCTACTTCGAAGACATCATGCAGGCCGAACCGACCTTCATCGAGAAGGCCGCCGAAGGCCTGGTACTGGGCTTCTTCAACCAGGGCGAGGTGTGCACCTGCCCGTCGCGCGCGCTGGTGCAGGAGTCGATCTACGCACCCTTCATGGAAGCGGTGATGAAGAAGGTGTCGCAGATCAAGCGTGGCGACCCGCTGGACACCGAGACCATGGTCGGCGCCCAGGCCAGCCAGCAGCAGTTCGACAAGATCATGTCCTACCTGGAAATCGCCAAGGGCGAGGGCGCGGAAGTGCTCACCGGCGGCGCAGCGGAGAAGCTCGAAGGCTCACTTGCCACCGGCTATTACATCCAGCCGACCCTGCTCAAGGGCACCAACCAGATGCGCGTGTTCCAGGAGGAGATCTTCGGCCCGGTGATCGGCGTTACCACCTTCAAGGATGAAGCCGAAGCCCTGGCCATCGCCAACGACACCGAGTACGGCCTCGGCGCCGGCGTCTGGACCCGCGACATCAACCGCGCCTACCGCATGGGCCGGGCGATCAAGGCGGGCCGTGTCTGGACCAACTGCTACCACCTCTACCCGGCGCATGCCGCGTTCGGTGGCTACAAGAAGTCCGGCGTCGGGCGCGAAACCCACAAGATGATCCTCGACAGCTACCAGCAGACCAAGAATCTGCTGATCAGCTACGACATCAATCCGCTGGGCTTCTTCTGA
- the ftsH gene encoding ATP-dependent zinc metalloprotease FtsH has protein sequence MKDRAQFHMNYWMIAILVFLGLQYLLSIQQEVATIPYSEFEQHLKEGRVEELAITERRIEGLLKEPLASGQRRFISNRVEPQLAEHLQQYPVRYTGKVESTLVRDLLSWIVPAMLFFGIWLFLLKRIGSGLGGGGMMQIGKSKARVYVETDMKVSFADVAGVDEAKDELKEIIEFLRDPQTYGRLGGRMPKGVLLVGPPGTGKTLLARAVAGEAKVPFFSISGSEFVEMFVGVGAARVRDLFEQARAQAPAIIFIDELDALGRARGAGPLSGGHDEKEQTLNQLLVEMDGFDTSSGLVLLAATNRPEILDPALLRAGRFDRQVLVDRPDKVGRVQILNVHLKKSRLGTDVDPQAIAALTPGFTGADLANLVNEATLLATRRNAEAVAMEDFTAAIERIIAGLEKRNRLLNPREREIVAYHEMGHALVAMALPGVDPVHKVSIIPRGMGALGYTIQRPIEDRFLMTRDELENKMAVLLGGRAAEWLVFAHLSTGAADDLAKVTDIARAMVTRYGMSKRLGHLALEREPNSFLGNEAMLGLKPQHDYAESTATAIDEEVQELVQSAFQRSLGLLEARRELLERCARRLLQQETLDAAELRELSAAPASEPAPASPQA, from the coding sequence GTGAAAGACCGGGCTCAGTTCCACATGAATTACTGGATGATCGCCATTCTGGTCTTCCTCGGCCTGCAGTATCTGCTGTCGATCCAGCAAGAGGTGGCGACCATTCCCTACAGCGAGTTCGAACAGCACCTCAAGGAAGGTCGCGTCGAAGAGCTGGCCATCACCGAGCGGCGTATCGAAGGTCTGCTCAAGGAGCCGTTGGCCAGTGGTCAGCGGCGGTTCATCAGTAATCGCGTCGAGCCGCAGCTGGCCGAGCATCTGCAGCAGTATCCGGTGCGCTACACCGGCAAGGTGGAAAGCACGCTGGTGCGTGACCTGCTGTCGTGGATCGTGCCGGCCATGCTGTTCTTCGGTATCTGGCTGTTCCTGCTCAAGCGCATCGGCAGCGGTCTGGGTGGCGGCGGCATGATGCAGATCGGCAAGAGCAAGGCGCGGGTCTACGTCGAGACCGACATGAAGGTGTCCTTCGCTGACGTGGCCGGGGTCGACGAGGCCAAGGACGAGCTCAAGGAAATCATCGAATTCCTCCGCGACCCGCAGACTTACGGTCGACTCGGCGGGCGCATGCCGAAAGGCGTGCTGCTGGTCGGCCCGCCTGGCACCGGCAAAACGCTGCTGGCACGGGCCGTGGCCGGTGAGGCGAAAGTGCCGTTCTTCTCCATTTCCGGCTCCGAGTTTGTCGAGATGTTCGTCGGCGTCGGTGCTGCGCGGGTGCGTGACCTGTTCGAACAGGCGCGGGCCCAGGCGCCGGCGATCATCTTCATCGACGAGCTGGATGCGCTCGGCCGCGCCCGCGGTGCCGGGCCGTTGTCCGGTGGGCATGACGAGAAGGAGCAGACGCTCAACCAGCTGCTGGTGGAGATGGACGGTTTCGACACCTCCAGCGGTCTGGTTCTGCTGGCCGCCACCAATCGCCCGGAAATTCTCGACCCGGCCCTGCTGCGCGCCGGCCGTTTCGACCGTCAGGTGCTGGTCGATCGGCCGGACAAGGTCGGGCGTGTGCAGATTCTCAATGTGCACCTGAAGAAATCGCGACTGGGCACCGATGTCGATCCGCAGGCCATCGCTGCGCTGACGCCGGGCTTCACCGGTGCCGACCTGGCCAACCTGGTCAACGAGGCGACGCTGCTGGCGACCCGGCGCAATGCCGAGGCGGTTGCCATGGAAGACTTCACCGCGGCCATCGAGCGCATCATCGCCGGCCTGGAGAAGCGCAATCGTCTGCTCAACCCGCGCGAGCGTGAGATCGTCGCCTATCACGAGATGGGCCATGCGCTGGTGGCCATGGCGCTGCCGGGCGTCGATCCGGTGCACAAGGTGTCAATCATCCCGCGTGGCATGGGCGCGCTGGGCTACACCATCCAGCGGCCCATCGAGGATCGCTTCCTGATGACCCGCGACGAGCTGGAAAACAAGATGGCCGTGCTGCTCGGCGGGCGTGCGGCGGAGTGGCTGGTGTTCGCCCATCTGTCCACCGGGGCAGCGGACGATCTGGCCAAGGTCACCGACATCGCCCGCGCCATGGTCACCCGTTACGGCATGTCCAAGCGCCTCGGGCATCTGGCGCTGGAGCGCGAACCCAACTCGTTCCTCGGTAACGAAGCGATGCTCGGCCTCAAACCGCAGCACGACTATGCAGAGAGCACCGCCACGGCCATCGATGAGGAGGTGCAGGAGCTGGTGCAGTCGGCCTTCCAGCGCAGCCTGGGCCTGCTCGAAGCGCGCCGTGAGCTGCTCGAGCGTTGCGCTCGTCGGTTGCTGCAGCAGGAGACGCTGGATGCTGCGGAGCTGCGCGAGCTCAGTGCTGCTCCGGCGAGCGAGCCGGCGCCGGCGTCTCCTCAGGCTTGA
- the tsaE gene encoding tRNA (adenosine(37)-N6)-threonylcarbamoyltransferase complex ATPase subunit type 1 TsaE, which yields MPEVNLYAPDETAMLAVGARIAQATGGRGVIYLHGDLGAGKTTLSRGLIRGFGHEGKVKSPTFTLVEPYELGDVQVFHFDLYRLVDPEELEFLGIRDYFEGNALCLIEWPERGAGILPKADMDITIAPHEAGRTLRLSPHTARGEAWCVALTDGEL from the coding sequence ATGCCTGAAGTGAATCTATACGCCCCTGACGAGACAGCCATGTTGGCAGTAGGCGCGCGAATCGCTCAGGCGACCGGTGGTCGTGGCGTCATCTATCTGCACGGTGATCTCGGTGCGGGCAAGACCACCCTGTCGCGCGGCCTGATTCGTGGTTTCGGTCATGAGGGTAAGGTCAAGAGTCCGACCTTCACCCTGGTTGAACCGTACGAGCTTGGCGATGTGCAGGTGTTTCACTTCGATTTGTATCGCCTGGTCGATCCGGAAGAGCTGGAGTTCCTCGGTATCCGCGACTACTTCGAAGGCAACGCGCTGTGCCTGATCGAATGGCCGGAACGTGGGGCCGGCATTTTGCCAAAGGCCGACATGGACATTACCATTGCACCGCATGAGGCCGGCCGTACGCTGCGCCTATCGCCCCACACTGCGCGGGGCGAAGCCTGGTGTGTCGCCCTGACCGACGGAGAGCTATGA